From the genome of Ilyobacter polytropus DSM 2926, one region includes:
- the mntA gene encoding type VII toxin-antitoxin system MntA family adenylyltransferase antitoxin — translation MSPNVVDLIMEVLEKIDKDFVYIFGSVAKGIENDNSDIDIAFYSRNSYEPFEIFMLAQSIGKALKREVDFIQLKNSSTVFQKEVVENGILIYEKDPIKREEFEILVFKKYARLNEERREIINDYGADL, via the coding sequence ATGTCGCCAAATGTTGTCGATTTAATAATGGAAGTTTTGGAGAAAATAGATAAAGATTTTGTATACATCTTCGGATCTGTAGCCAAAGGAATAGAAAATGACAACAGTGATATAGACATTGCTTTTTATTCTAGAAACAGTTACGAACCCTTTGAAATTTTTATGTTGGCCCAGAGTATAGGGAAAGCATTAAAAAGAGAGGTAGACTTTATCCAACTAAAGAATTCTTCAACAGTTTTTCAAAAAGAAGTTGTGGAAAATGGAATATTGATTTATGAAAAAGATCCTATCAAGAGAGAAGAATTTGAGATATTGGTGTTTAAGAAGTACGCAAGACTCAATGAGGAGAGAAGGGAAATTATCAACGACTATGGAGCTGACCTATGA
- a CDS encoding TrbC/VirB2 family protein, with translation MKKFLKSNLHYLIVAGMFILIREVGMASSSDMPFVGPLEEIMLAITGPVAKYLAIICVAGCGLAMSFGEMGGAMKRLVNIVFGISIVFAAVSWVPTFFSFSGGVNF, from the coding sequence ATGAAAAAGTTTTTAAAAAGTAATTTGCATTACCTAATTGTTGCGGGGATGTTTATTTTAATAAGGGAGGTTGGTATGGCGTCTTCTTCAGACATGCCCTTTGTCGGACCTCTTGAAGAGATTATGTTGGCAATCACAGGTCCGGTTGCTAAATATTTAGCGATTATTTGTGTTGCAGGATGTGGTCTTGCTATGTCGTTTGGTGAGATGGGTGGAGCTATGAAAAGACTTGTTAATATTGTCTTTGGTATTTCAATAGTTTTTGCTGCAGTTAGTTGGGTTCCAACTTTCTTCAGTTTTTCAGGTGGAGTTAATTTTTAA
- a CDS encoding HI0074 family nucleotidyltransferase substrate-binding subunit: MYGLTEKEFYQIITVLNAYSKDIEWVKIFESRSRDDYKKTSDIDLAISFKEDRLLEIKSDFYNTQLPYMVDIIDYNKNTNKNLESLIDKEGQIIFLTDNKGSIVTNESKLKYKLSNFEKVLSKLDDSLKKDPNLDDLYLDGTIQRFEFVFELSWKLMKGYLEYNGIEVNSPRESFRQAFKNSILDNATDWIKMMEDRNRTSHTYNLDTAWEIYGKIKSDYIYLFKKFYELIKSKII, from the coding sequence ATGTATGGACTAACTGAAAAGGAATTCTATCAAATAATTACTGTACTAAACGCTTACTCCAAAGATATAGAATGGGTTAAAATATTTGAGTCTAGATCTAGAGATGATTACAAAAAAACATCTGATATAGACCTTGCAATCTCATTTAAAGAAGACAGACTATTAGAAATAAAAAGTGATTTTTACAATACACAACTTCCTTACATGGTTGATATCATTGATTATAATAAAAATACAAATAAAAATTTAGAAAGTCTTATAGATAAAGAAGGACAAATTATTTTTTTGACAGATAATAAGGGGAGTATAGTTACGAATGAAAGTAAGCTAAAATATAAATTATCAAATTTTGAAAAAGTTTTATCTAAATTGGATGATTCTTTAAAAAAAGATCCCAATTTAGATGACCTGTATTTAGACGGCACGATCCAAAGGTTTGAGTTTGTGTTTGAACTAAGTTGGAAGCTTATGAAAGGTTATTTAGAATACAATGGAATAGAAGTTAATAGCCCTAGAGAGAGCTTCAGACAAGCTTTTAAAAATTCTATATTAGATAATGCTACTGATTGGATAAAAATGATGGAAGATAGAAATAGGACTTCTCACACATACAATCTAGATACCGCTTGGGAAATATACGGAAAAATTAAAAGTGATTATATTTACCTTTTTAAGAAATTTTACGAATTAATAAAATCGAAGATAATATAA
- a CDS encoding helix-turn-helix domain-containing protein, with protein sequence MDIKKIGEFIRKRRESLNLSQGQLSYKCDLETSVIHRIEVGERKKINYEHLKKIATGLDMNYIELYKLAGIIEEDALSDYYLPDFNDKINQQIELISDTKVDTIPIYESVSAGCGYIPDSVPLEYISLHLSGKENCIGIIVDGHSMEPTITDKAVIVMKKDTELKSKDIGVFLLNGEAYVKRFFKKNNIIILYSDNSEYSPIIVDEYDDFIICGKVIKTLNEIK encoded by the coding sequence ATGGATATTAAAAAAATTGGAGAGTTCATTAGAAAGAGAAGAGAAAGTCTAAATTTATCCCAAGGTCAGTTATCATACAAGTGTGATTTAGAGACCTCTGTTATACATAGAATAGAGGTTGGCGAAAGAAAAAAAATTAATTATGAACATTTAAAAAAAATTGCTACAGGCCTAGACATGAATTATATTGAACTATATAAACTAGCTGGTATAATTGAAGAAGATGCCCTTTCAGATTATTATCTTCCAGACTTTAACGATAAGATCAATCAACAAATAGAGCTAATTTCAGATACCAAGGTTGATACAATTCCAATCTATGAAAGTGTTTCAGCTGGATGTGGATATATTCCTGATTCGGTCCCATTAGAATATATATCTTTACATCTGAGTGGAAAAGAAAATTGTATTGGAATCATAGTTGATGGACACTCTATGGAGCCAACTATCACAGATAAGGCAGTCATAGTAATGAAAAAAGATACAGAGCTTAAGTCCAAAGATATTGGTGTTTTTCTTTTAAATGGAGAAGCTTATGTTAAAAGATTTTTTAAAAAAAATAATATTATAATTCTATACTCTGACAACAGCGAATATTCCCCTATTATTGTAGATGAATATGATGATTTTATTATTTGTGGAAAAGTTATAAAGACTTTAAATGAAATAAAGTAG
- a CDS encoding IS256 family transposase: MARLPKELVRDFVRKGNFKSIKDIEEALKDIFKDTIQEALEAEIEEELGYSKYDLANKSTTNSRNGKYKKTVKSSSGTIDLLVPRDREGAYQPKIVEKHQRDISKLEDNILSLYGKGMSTRDISSHVQDIYGFEVSAESVSRITDKLIPLIQEWQSRPLDPVYPFIFLDAVHYSVKEENRIVKKAAYVVLGVTLEGRKEILGIYIVENETSKFWLSVMTDLKNIGVKDILIASVDGLNGFDNAILSVFPQAQIQRCIVHQIRNTLKYVSYKDRKSFAHDLKSIYTAPSEEAGLTALNTIKDSWKFKYPYALRSWEVNWSQLSAFYEYTEEIKKVMYTTNMIENVHRQFRKVTKSKGVFPTDMSLLKQLYLVVIDLDKKWDRSFKRGWDQILGQLAIKYENRLSEYLF; encoded by the coding sequence ATGGCTAGATTACCGAAGGAACTTGTTAGAGATTTTGTTAGAAAAGGAAACTTTAAATCTATTAAGGATATCGAAGAAGCTTTAAAGGATATTTTTAAAGACACTATTCAGGAAGCTTTAGAAGCTGAAATTGAAGAAGAGCTTGGATATTCTAAGTATGATTTAGCCAACAAATCCACTACTAACTCTAGAAATGGTAAGTATAAGAAAACTGTTAAATCAAGCTCTGGAACCATTGATCTCCTCGTTCCGAGAGATAGAGAAGGTGCATATCAGCCTAAGATTGTTGAAAAACATCAAAGAGATATCTCTAAATTGGAAGATAATATTCTATCGCTCTATGGAAAGGGAATGAGTACTAGGGATATCAGCTCTCATGTTCAGGATATCTATGGATTTGAAGTGTCTGCAGAGAGTGTTAGTAGAATAACAGATAAACTAATTCCTCTTATTCAGGAATGGCAGAGTAGACCTCTTGATCCTGTATATCCATTCATTTTCCTTGATGCAGTCCACTATTCAGTCAAAGAGGAGAATAGGATTGTTAAAAAGGCTGCCTACGTTGTATTAGGAGTTACTTTAGAAGGAAGAAAAGAAATTTTAGGAATATATATAGTTGAGAATGAGACCTCCAAATTTTGGTTATCAGTAATGACTGATCTTAAAAATATAGGGGTAAAAGATATCTTAATCGCTTCTGTAGATGGTCTGAACGGATTTGATAATGCTATTCTGAGTGTATTTCCACAGGCTCAGATCCAGAGGTGCATAGTTCACCAAATAAGGAATACGCTAAAATATGTAAGCTACAAAGACAGAAAATCTTTTGCGCATGACTTAAAATCTATTTATACCGCCCCAAGTGAAGAAGCAGGACTAACTGCCCTTAATACTATCAAGGATTCCTGGAAATTCAAATATCCATACGCTCTAAGGAGCTGGGAAGTGAACTGGAGTCAATTGAGTGCATTCTATGAATATACAGAAGAAATTAAAAAGGTCATGTACACAACCAATATGATAGAAAACGTCCACAGGCAGTTTAGAAAGGTTACTAAATCCAAAGGAGTCTTTCCTACGGATATGTCTCTTTTAAAACAGCTATATCTTGTGGTAATTGATCTGGATAAAAAATGGGATAGGAGTTTTAAAAGAGGTTGGGATCAGATTCTTGGACAATTGGCAATTAAATATGAAAACAGACTCTCAGAATATTTATTTTAG
- the traD gene encoding conjugal transfer protein TraD has translation MNLENLYSKKRKLYIADKKARLKLASFERKSQFILRKERAKRLLMLGILVEKAEIDNQPIETILGYILEYKNLSPKQEKSFLVEGKKLFLKKSRAEKTREIEFSYMTYLEKKKRAHKLIGIGALFEIADLDKKDKGALVGYLIQFKKRDLHEKKGYNEAGTRILIKRKNNYKQGDKYEKK, from the coding sequence ATGAATCTAGAGAACCTATATTCAAAAAAGAGAAAATTGTACATAGCAGATAAAAAAGCCAGGCTGAAATTGGCTAGTTTTGAAAGGAAAAGTCAGTTTATTCTCAGGAAAGAGAGAGCAAAAAGGCTTCTTATGCTTGGAATACTAGTTGAGAAAGCCGAGATTGACAACCAGCCGATTGAAACTATTTTGGGCTACATTTTAGAATACAAAAACCTTTCTCCAAAACAGGAAAAATCATTTCTTGTAGAGGGTAAAAAATTATTTTTGAAAAAGAGTAGAGCAGAAAAAACAAGGGAAATAGAGTTCTCGTATATGACTTATCTTGAAAAAAAAAAGAGAGCCCATAAGCTCATAGGTATAGGTGCGCTATTTGAGATAGCAGATCTAGATAAAAAAGATAAGGGTGCACTCGTAGGATATCTTATCCAGTTCAAGAAAAGGGATCTTCATGAAAAGAAAGGCTATAATGAGGCGGGAACTAGAATATTGATTAAAAGAAAGAATAATTATAAACAGGGGGACAAGTATGAAAAAAAATAA
- a CDS encoding MobA/MobL family protein, with protein sequence MANYHLTYKIGNIGFGGPHAEYITRSGKYSKSHKKEELQYKNSGNMPQWGIEDPVKFWQAADIFENVNGRSYREFEVSLPNELSIDENIKLMNEFKDIMLGRDFAYTYAIHRSYNNGQENTHAHFMFTERKNDGIERDPDAFFKRANFRYPNKGGAKKDRIWQKKEVLLNARKQFAAITNKHLEMAGFKDRVDHRSIKDQLNEALENNDINKVEYLTRPAVNISGNLLNKVERNLSTLEKKSLSEFQEARQLKIEKEKEYRTRTSPLEKKDILLKIKEIDKKLDKNKLKKSTLNSITNGDYYKFLNRNFKLKKELKIDPTNMDIKTKLDDLRAKINDIEEYLPETSKYIAKYRALERAYTSKKEALIEELENRFGIKKTDSEKHIKENSLDNIKSNINISKLRRTVDLSSYLSIKDSLERIDYNIKHLSKGNPGRDLKKLKLEKKVLEKELSKSKLPDKETLETYNIEKLIRLRWEYLTSKLNIDNFKKKTTDINNSENRPRYSKLIHKAVMLEKLIERQEATVKKISKPKILEISLDYKRKEENKQGRLKNGVKKLENLLKSEEMLEKKALNKLTKGKYSYLEKQKIQLNNMICEFKEERRILENKLQLTSKIYFIQSRKLNKKINTLNSKIDPLEKKYNHLTKEHSKLYKAVDPKLLKDQVKEVSNNIYKALNRTKMELSSSKGKIIICNNMQKSYRPLTRSYSVSHSKQNSRNLKKIGDLFQEDSKPNDIKQSMKPKIFKREDDKDIAELER encoded by the coding sequence ATGGCTAACTATCATCTGACATATAAAATAGGGAATATTGGATTTGGAGGTCCTCATGCAGAATATATTACCAGGTCCGGTAAATACTCTAAAAGTCATAAAAAAGAAGAGCTTCAATATAAAAACTCGGGAAACATGCCACAGTGGGGAATAGAAGACCCAGTTAAATTTTGGCAAGCTGCTGATATATTTGAAAATGTAAATGGAAGATCTTATCGTGAATTTGAAGTTTCCCTTCCTAATGAGCTCTCCATCGATGAAAACATTAAACTTATGAATGAATTCAAAGATATTATGCTTGGAAGAGATTTTGCATACACATATGCCATCCATAGGAGCTATAACAATGGGCAGGAAAATACCCATGCACATTTTATGTTTACTGAAAGAAAAAATGATGGAATTGAAAGAGATCCAGATGCTTTTTTTAAAAGAGCAAATTTTCGTTACCCTAATAAAGGTGGAGCTAAAAAAGATAGGATCTGGCAAAAGAAAGAGGTCCTTTTAAATGCAAGGAAACAATTTGCAGCTATAACTAATAAACATCTTGAAATGGCAGGATTTAAAGACAGAGTTGATCACAGATCTATTAAAGATCAGTTAAATGAAGCTCTTGAAAATAACGATATTAATAAAGTTGAGTACCTCACCAGGCCAGCTGTAAATATTTCTGGAAATCTTCTAAATAAAGTAGAGAGAAACCTATCTACCCTGGAAAAGAAAAGTCTTTCTGAATTCCAAGAGGCAAGACAACTTAAAATAGAAAAAGAGAAGGAGTACAGAACTAGGACTTCACCTCTCGAAAAAAAAGATATTTTACTTAAAATAAAAGAAATAGACAAGAAATTAGACAAGAATAAATTAAAAAAATCCACCCTTAACTCCATTACCAACGGGGACTATTATAAGTTTCTCAATAGAAACTTCAAACTGAAGAAAGAGCTAAAAATAGACCCGACTAATATGGATATAAAAACTAAACTAGATGATCTTAGGGCAAAAATCAATGATATTGAAGAATATCTGCCAGAGACCAGCAAATATATTGCGAAATACAGAGCTCTTGAGAGGGCTTATACAAGTAAAAAAGAAGCCTTAATTGAAGAACTCGAAAATAGATTTGGAATAAAGAAAACAGATTCTGAGAAGCATATCAAAGAAAATAGTCTTGATAATATTAAATCTAATATAAATATTTCTAAACTCAGAAGAACGGTAGACTTATCGAGTTATTTGTCTATAAAAGATAGCCTAGAAAGAATTGATTATAATATTAAACATTTATCCAAAGGGAATCCTGGGAGAGATCTAAAAAAGCTTAAACTTGAAAAGAAAGTTTTAGAAAAAGAATTAAGTAAAAGCAAGTTACCTGACAAAGAAACTCTTGAAACTTATAACATTGAGAAACTTATCAGGCTCAGATGGGAATATTTAACTTCAAAGCTTAATATAGATAATTTTAAAAAGAAAACAACTGATATTAACAATTCTGAAAACAGACCTAGATATTCAAAGCTTATTCATAAAGCAGTAATGCTTGAAAAGCTCATAGAAAGGCAGGAAGCAACTGTCAAAAAGATAAGTAAACCAAAAATACTTGAAATCTCTTTAGACTACAAAAGAAAAGAGGAAAACAAACAAGGCAGGCTTAAAAATGGAGTTAAAAAACTTGAGAATTTACTAAAATCAGAGGAGATGCTAGAGAAAAAAGCACTCAACAAACTGACAAAAGGGAAATACTCTTATCTTGAAAAACAAAAGATTCAATTAAATAATATGATATGTGAATTTAAAGAGGAAAGAAGAATTCTTGAAAATAAGCTGCAACTGACGAGTAAAATATATTTTATACAGTCGAGAAAGCTTAATAAAAAAATAAACACCCTTAATTCTAAAATAGATCCTCTCGAAAAGAAATACAACCATCTAACAAAAGAGCATTCAAAACTTTATAAGGCCGTAGATCCTAAGCTCCTGAAAGATCAGGTAAAAGAAGTTAGCAATAACATTTACAAGGCTCTAAACAGGACAAAAATGGAGTTATCTTCCAGTAAAGGTAAAATAATTATCTGCAACAACATGCAAAAATCATATAGACCTTTAACCAGGTCTTATTCTGTTTCTCATTCAAAACAAAACTCAAGGAACCTTAAAAAGATTGGGGATTTATTTCAAGAAGATTCTAAACCAAACGACATAAAGCAAAGCATGAAACCAAAGATTTTTAAAAGGGAGGATGATAAAGATATAGCAGAATTAGAAAGATAG
- a CDS encoding HepT-like ribonuclease domain-containing protein: MREKTSGDLAPIIDILKNIRLLSELAEGYNNSTEFYNAMDNLTFQASIELLISTGISSKRVSNEVKEKHPEIPWGAMKNFVEIREKDSTILDRTIIFDLIKDKLPNITLFLETIILEELEHKKFNVENYKRYIGYALNAYMDFEDASE, translated from the coding sequence ATGCGGGAAAAAACAAGCGGTGATTTGGCACCTATTATTGATATTTTAAAAAATATCAGGTTACTTTCTGAGTTGGCTGAGGGCTATAACAACTCAACAGAATTTTATAACGCTATGGATAATCTAACGTTTCAAGCTTCTATTGAACTACTCATAAGCACTGGAATATCTTCTAAGAGAGTTAGCAATGAAGTGAAAGAAAAGCATCCTGAAATTCCTTGGGGTGCGATGAAAAACTTTGTAGAAATTAGAGAGAAAGACAGCACCATATTAGACAGAACAATTATTTTCGACTTGATAAAAGACAAATTACCAAATATAACCTTATTTTTGGAGACAATTATCTTAGAGGAATTGGAACACAAAAAATTTAATGTGGAGAATTATAAGAGGTATATAGGTTACGCTTTAAATGCATATATGGATTTTGAAGATGCATCCGAATAG
- the hepT gene encoding type VII toxin-antitoxin system HepT family RNase toxin, giving the protein MIDDIIINKSETIKRCIKRINEEYEDNPENLNEYRRQDSIILNIQRLCEACIDIATHIIRKKKLGVPQSSKDSFQILEDNKIIPKELSERLQGMVGFRNVAVHDYQTLNLSIVEKVVEDYIYDGIKLCKEIIKDQKEFKNL; this is encoded by the coding sequence ATGATAGATGATATTATTATAAATAAAAGTGAAACAATAAAAAGGTGTATAAAAAGAATAAACGAGGAATATGAAGATAATCCTGAAAACTTGAATGAATACAGAAGGCAGGACTCGATAATTCTAAATATTCAAAGACTATGTGAGGCATGTATCGACATAGCCACACATATAATCAGAAAGAAAAAACTTGGTGTGCCTCAGAGTAGCAAGGACAGTTTTCAGATACTTGAAGATAACAAAATTATCCCTAAAGAATTAAGTGAAAGACTACAAGGAATGGTCGGATTTAGGAATGTGGCAGTGCATGACTATCAGACTCTTAACTTATCCATTGTGGAAAAAGTGGTAGAAGACTACATCTATGACGGAATTAAACTATGTAAAGAGATTATAAAAGATCAAAAAGAATTTAAGAACCTTTGA
- a CDS encoding ArdC family protein, with amino-acid sequence MNKTQEKIKKERQNLTNQIIENLEKEGSIWKKGWNSELLTPYNPTNGTNYKGYNRVKLMMAAEDCRSTDPRWMTYKQAQEKGWQVKKGSKGVSCEYWKFEKEVKEKDSEGNEIIKKEKLKIPFGNSFTLFNGTDIDGIPELAKRECVESSELRFINDTLIKSSECEINEMATNRAFYRPSEDKIYIPLRDSFKKPQEFTATLIHEMAHSTGHGSRLNREKGKSFGDELYAKEELRAELSSVFTQNSLNLELDTTIDNHSAYIKSWIQVLKNDPNEISRAATDAEKISDRLIINYRETEKEKIQELIGNPLKKDPFRGLVIRHHYSEASSELGIEDNTTLRGYRAYKYLEKVIALDKKIYLQNNSQDSKDSFYKTKFSFKLGEYEKDNNEAVRYDLGSGEFGSHTKVSSAIKFRFNEHLEALNNQKEYWSSKYNISDIEFDKELQNMESDIEKMVKNLESKELKNQKQKQPKTLGKIIYPNKSKSREKNIDLEL; translated from the coding sequence ATGAATAAAACACAAGAGAAAATAAAGAAGGAACGTCAAAATCTGACCAACCAAATAATAGAAAATCTAGAAAAGGAAGGCTCTATATGGAAAAAGGGATGGAATTCAGAACTTTTAACTCCCTATAACCCTACCAACGGGACAAATTATAAAGGATATAACAGGGTTAAGTTGATGATGGCCGCAGAAGATTGTAGATCCACAGATCCGAGATGGATGACTTATAAACAGGCTCAGGAAAAGGGATGGCAAGTCAAAAAAGGCTCCAAAGGAGTATCATGTGAATATTGGAAATTTGAAAAAGAGGTAAAAGAAAAAGATTCAGAAGGGAATGAAATAATAAAAAAAGAAAAACTTAAAATTCCTTTTGGAAATTCATTCACTCTGTTTAATGGGACAGATATAGACGGTATCCCTGAGCTAGCTAAAAGAGAATGCGTAGAGAGCAGTGAGCTAAGGTTTATAAATGATACCCTAATAAAATCCTCAGAATGTGAAATCAATGAAATGGCTACTAACCGGGCTTTTTACAGACCATCAGAAGATAAAATATATATTCCTCTTAGAGATTCCTTTAAGAAGCCACAGGAATTTACAGCCACTCTTATACACGAGATGGCTCATAGTACTGGTCATGGATCAAGATTAAACAGAGAAAAAGGTAAATCCTTTGGAGACGAGCTCTATGCAAAGGAAGAGCTAAGAGCTGAATTGTCCTCAGTCTTCACTCAAAATAGCTTAAACCTAGAACTAGATACAACAATTGACAATCATTCTGCTTATATAAAATCATGGATTCAGGTTTTGAAAAATGATCCAAATGAAATCTCAAGAGCTGCAACTGATGCAGAAAAAATATCTGACAGACTAATAATAAACTATAGAGAAACTGAAAAAGAAAAGATCCAGGAACTAATAGGAAATCCGTTAAAAAAGGATCCATTTAGAGGACTTGTAATTAGACATCATTATAGTGAAGCTAGTTCAGAGCTTGGAATAGAAGATAATACTACTCTTAGGGGATACAGGGCATATAAGTATCTTGAAAAAGTTATCGCCCTAGATAAAAAAATATATCTTCAAAATAATAGTCAAGATTCTAAAGATTCATTTTACAAGACTAAATTCTCTTTTAAACTCGGTGAATATGAAAAAGATAACAATGAGGCTGTGAGATATGATCTAGGAAGCGGAGAGTTTGGAAGCCACACCAAAGTATCGTCCGCTATTAAATTTCGTTTTAACGAGCATTTAGAAGCTCTAAACAATCAAAAAGAGTATTGGTCTTCCAAATATAATATAAGTGACATAGAATTTGACAAAGAATTGCAAAATATGGAAAGTGACATAGAAAAAATGGTAAAAAATCTAGAATCAAAAGAGCTGAAAAATCAGAAACAAAAACAGCCTAAGACTCTGGGGAAAATCATATATCCAAATAAATCAAAATCTAGAGAAAAAAATATAGATTTAGAGCTGTAA
- a CDS encoding type IV secretion system protein translates to MNYKPDTPPFVANCQKINPMDSWHDRYLNLSKGVRNWQLAFSFIFILFTGSLIVTYFISIKATFVPYIIEVEKNGKVNSIGKPLEQNYKVTEGQIKYFLRQFILNTRTIPLDPVLYGKKYKEAFYFVSKQSKQKLGLLYVEDEVLKKLTAKETVSPEIISIAKIAGTPNSYQIRWTETYFGKEGGVKEKKQFSGIYTISSNPPKTEEALYRNPLGIIIEDFSQSIEI, encoded by the coding sequence ATGAACTATAAACCAGACACTCCTCCTTTCGTTGCTAATTGTCAAAAGATAAACCCAATGGATTCTTGGCATGACAGGTACTTAAATCTTTCTAAGGGAGTCAGAAACTGGCAATTAGCTTTTTCTTTTATCTTTATTCTTTTTACCGGTTCTCTTATAGTTACATATTTTATAAGTATCAAAGCAACATTTGTTCCATACATAATTGAAGTTGAGAAAAATGGAAAAGTTAACTCTATAGGCAAACCATTGGAGCAAAATTACAAAGTAACTGAGGGACAAATAAAGTATTTTTTACGCCAGTTTATTTTAAATACCAGAACTATACCTTTAGATCCAGTTCTTTATGGAAAAAAGTATAAAGAAGCTTTCTATTTTGTTAGTAAACAATCAAAGCAAAAGCTTGGATTACTATACGTAGAAGATGAAGTTCTTAAAAAACTAACAGCTAAAGAAACAGTTTCACCAGAGATTATATCTATTGCTAAAATTGCAGGTACCCCTAACTCATACCAGATAAGATGGACTGAAACATATTTTGGTAAAGAGGGAGGAGTAAAAGAAAAAAAACAATTCTCTGGGATCTATACTATTTCATCAAATCCACCTAAAACAGAGGAAGCTTTATACAGGAATCCACTTGGAATTATTATCGAAGATTTTTCACAGTCTATTGAAATATAG
- a CDS encoding recombinase family protein — protein MRKIVYIRVSSENQNLKRQLQQLKEIGMDLIFQEKVSGATTNRKELQKMLENLKAGDTIYVTDLTRITRSTQDLFTLINKIREKKAFLISLKDTWLNLSKYNPYSQFLITIMAGVNQLERDLIKMRQREGIKKEGKYKGRVKKYHADHAGMNYSLKLYHEGNMTVKKICEITNISKASIYRKLLKNKELKG, from the coding sequence TTGAGAAAAATAGTCTATATTCGTGTAAGTTCTGAAAATCAAAATTTGAAAAGACAGCTACAGCAACTAAAAGAAATTGGAATGGATTTAATTTTTCAAGAAAAAGTTTCAGGTGCTACAACTAACAGAAAAGAGCTACAAAAAATGTTAGAGAATTTAAAAGCTGGTGACACAATCTATGTAACCGATTTGACCAGAATAACAAGAAGCACTCAAGATTTATTTACTTTGATCAATAAAATACGTGAAAAGAAGGCTTTTTTAATTTCTTTAAAAGATACGTGGCTAAATCTGTCTAAATACAATCCATACAGCCAATTTCTAATAACAATTATGGCGGGTGTTAATCAATTAGAAAGAGATTTAATTAAGATGAGACAACGTGAAGGTATTAAAAAAGAAGGTAAATACAAAGGACGAGTTAAAAAGTATCATGCCGATCATGCTGGAATGAATTATTCTTTAAAACTGTATCATGAAGGTAATATGACAGTTAAGAAGATTTGTGAAATAACAAATATTTCTAAAGCCTCAATATACCGAAAACTCTTAAAAAATAAGGAATTAAAAGGATAA
- a CDS encoding helix-turn-helix domain-containing protein yields MKSIILKKSISISELSERTSLDYKSLHNIISNKTKGAKFSTLDKIAKALDISIDELFDREDY; encoded by the coding sequence GTGAAAAGCATCATTTTAAAAAAAAGTATAAGCATATCTGAATTATCTGAGAGAACATCACTAGACTATAAATCTCTTCATAATATAATCTCAAACAAAACTAAAGGGGCAAAATTCTCTACTTTAGATAAGATTGCTAAAGCTTTGGATATTTCTATTGATGAGCTTTTTGACCGTGAGGACTATTAA